A genomic stretch from Corynebacterium sp. 21KM1197 includes:
- the trmD gene encoding tRNA (guanosine(37)-N1)-methyltransferase TrmD — MRLDVITIFPEYLDPLRHALLGKAIEQGRLEVGVHDLRAWATDGHKSVDSSPAGGGPGMVMKPQVWGPALDDVATGTAATPILESALPHLDRARHDELEGVAEHRYEEREEDSDLPLLIVPTPAGKPFTQADARAWSHEEHVVFACGRYEGIDQRVLIDATRRYRVREVSIGDYVLIGGEVAALVIAEAIVRLIPGVLGNRRSHEEDSFSDGLLEGPCYTKPRQWRELEIPEVLFSGNHARVDRWRREQSLLRTLRVRPELLRTAELSAADRAFLQEQGWAGE, encoded by the coding sequence ATGCGCCTGGACGTCATCACGATCTTCCCCGAGTACCTCGACCCCTTGCGCCACGCGCTACTGGGCAAGGCCATCGAGCAGGGCCGCCTGGAGGTGGGCGTGCACGATCTGCGCGCCTGGGCCACGGACGGGCATAAGTCCGTGGATTCCTCCCCGGCCGGCGGCGGGCCCGGCATGGTGATGAAGCCCCAGGTGTGGGGCCCGGCGCTGGACGACGTCGCCACCGGCACCGCCGCCACCCCCATCCTGGAAAGCGCGCTGCCGCACCTGGATCGCGCCCGTCACGACGAGTTGGAGGGCGTGGCCGAGCACCGCTACGAGGAGCGGGAGGAGGATAGCGACCTGCCGCTGCTGATCGTGCCCACGCCCGCCGGAAAGCCGTTCACGCAGGCGGACGCGCGCGCCTGGTCGCACGAGGAGCACGTGGTTTTTGCCTGCGGGCGCTACGAGGGCATTGACCAGCGGGTGCTCATCGACGCCACCCGCCGCTACCGCGTGCGCGAGGTGTCCATCGGGGATTACGTGCTCATCGGCGGGGAGGTGGCGGCCCTGGTGATCGCGGAGGCGATCGTGCGGTTGATCCCCGGCGTGCTGGGCAATAGGCGCAGCCACGAGGAGGATAGTTTCTCCGACGGGCTTTTAGAGGGGCCCTGCTATACCAAGCCCCGGCAGTGGCGGGAATTGGAGATACCGGAGGTGCTGTTTTCCGGGAATCATGCGCGCGTGGATCGGTGGCGCAGGGAGCAATCCCTGCTGCGCACCCTGCGCGTGCGCCCGGAGCTTCTTCGCACTGCGGAGTTGAGCGCGGCCGACCGCGCCTTTCTCCAAGAACAGGGGTGGGCCGGTGAGTGA
- the rimM gene encoding ribosome maturation factor RimM (Essential for efficient processing of 16S rRNA) translates to MELMIGRVIKSHGIRGEVSVEATTDEPEERFAVGQVLTGRQNKKDRELTVRAMRPHKGRLLLMFEEVPDRTAADSLRGMQFFAEPREDGDDEGFYDHELEGLRVLHSGAEIGTVTGVMHGPHRNLLEVTLESGKEALVPFVEAIVPEVDLSAGTVTITPPEGLLEL, encoded by the coding sequence ATGGAGCTGATGATCGGAAGGGTAATCAAGTCCCACGGTATCCGGGGGGAGGTGTCCGTGGAGGCCACCACGGACGAGCCGGAGGAGCGCTTTGCCGTGGGGCAGGTGCTCACCGGGAGGCAGAACAAGAAGGATCGGGAACTCACCGTCAGAGCCATGCGCCCGCACAAGGGGCGGCTGCTGCTGATGTTTGAGGAGGTGCCCGACCGCACGGCGGCGGACTCCCTGCGCGGAATGCAGTTTTTTGCCGAGCCCCGCGAGGACGGCGATGATGAGGGCTTTTATGATCACGAGTTGGAGGGCCTGCGCGTGCTGCACTCCGGCGCGGAGATCGGCACCGTCACGGGGGTCATGCACGGCCCGCACCGCAACCTCTTGGAGGTCACCCTGGAATCGGGCAAGGAGGCGCTGGTGCCCTTTGTGGAGGCGATCGTGCCCGAGGTGGACTTGAGCGCTGGTACCGTGACGATCACCCCGCCCGAGGGATTGCTGGAACTCTAA
- a CDS encoding phospho-sugar mutase has protein sequence MTSTLQQEVLDRARRWRDHDPDPHTRAELDALIARRDPELARRFAGPLTFGTAGLRGRLGAGESRMNLATVIRASRGLGRWLSERGEREGWETRPRVVVGCDARHGSREFHRATAEVLAAAGCEVLLLPGELPTPVTAFAVRHLDCEAGVMVTASHNPPQDNGYKVYLGGRAVSADAARGVQLIAPNDSEIAAAIAAAEPADEVPRRGIEEHEGRAGSAGAERSEYPVPVGEEIVEAYVRRVLRGALPGGNPVACDLPIVVTALHGVGGEILVRVLREAGFSAVTPVAEQQRPDPDFPTVDFPNPEEPGALDLAYATAKATGARLILALDPDADRCAVAIPVDVGCGADGSDSPEGADGSGSAAGKAGREQPCWEQLSGDRVGALLGEEAASGAAGEGAAGVLACSIVSSRLLERIAQRHGLGFAPTLTGFKWIGRVPGLVFGYEEAIGYCPDPQAVRDKDGIAACLRVALLAARCAGQGESLREYGQRIDAAYGVYLTRPLTVRMDSPEQAAAAVERFLAAPPDALDGTKVTAVHDLGAGYRGLPATPGVVLFTKADDRVILRPSGTEPKLKCYAEVIAQERSQAQERMAALLGDLEVAVGAIAGVGRG, from the coding sequence ACTTTGCAGCAGGAGGTGCTTGATCGTGCCCGCCGCTGGCGCGATCACGATCCCGACCCGCACACCAGGGCGGAACTGGACGCGCTGATTGCCCGGCGCGACCCGGAATTAGCGCGGCGCTTTGCCGGGCCGCTGACCTTTGGCACCGCCGGGCTGCGCGGGCGGCTGGGCGCGGGGGAGAGCCGCATGAACCTGGCCACCGTGATTCGAGCGAGCCGGGGCCTGGGCCGCTGGCTGAGCGAGCGCGGGGAGCGCGAGGGCTGGGAAACGCGCCCGCGCGTGGTGGTGGGCTGCGATGCCCGGCACGGCTCCCGCGAGTTTCACCGCGCCACGGCGGAGGTGCTGGCCGCCGCCGGGTGCGAGGTGCTGCTGCTTCCAGGTGAACTCCCCACCCCCGTGACGGCCTTTGCGGTGCGCCACCTGGATTGCGAGGCGGGAGTGATGGTCACCGCCTCGCACAATCCCCCGCAGGATAACGGTTACAAGGTGTACCTGGGCGGCCGCGCGGTATCTGCCGACGCCGCCCGGGGCGTTCAACTCATCGCCCCGAACGATAGCGAGATCGCCGCCGCGATCGCGGCCGCCGAACCCGCCGACGAGGTGCCGCGCCGGGGGATTGAGGAACATGAGGGACGTGCGGGGAGCGCGGGGGCTGAGCGGAGCGAATACCCGGTGCCGGTGGGCGAGGAGATCGTGGAGGCCTACGTGCGGCGGGTACTCCGCGGTGCGCTGCCCGGCGGCAACCCCGTTGCCTGCGATCTGCCCATCGTGGTCACCGCCCTGCACGGGGTGGGCGGGGAGATCCTGGTGCGCGTGCTGCGCGAGGCCGGGTTTAGCGCGGTGACCCCGGTGGCGGAGCAGCAGCGGCCCGACCCGGATTTTCCTACCGTGGACTTCCCCAACCCGGAGGAGCCCGGTGCCCTCGACCTCGCCTACGCTACCGCCAAGGCCACGGGCGCGAGGTTGATCCTGGCGCTGGACCCGGACGCCGATCGGTGTGCGGTGGCCATTCCGGTAGATGTCGGCTGTGGGGCGGACGGCTCGGATAGCCCGGAGGGGGCAGACGGCTCGGGTAGCGCGGCGGGTAAGGCGGGCAGGGAACAACCCTGCTGGGAACAACTCAGCGGGGATCGCGTGGGGGCGCTGCTGGGGGAGGAGGCCGCCAGCGGTGCCGCCGGGGAGGGTGCTGCGGGGGTGCTGGCCTGCTCGATCGTGAGTTCTCGGCTCCTGGAGCGGATCGCGCAGCGCCACGGCCTGGGCTTTGCGCCCACGCTTACCGGCTTCAAGTGGATCGGCCGGGTACCGGGGCTGGTGTTCGGGTACGAGGAGGCCATTGGTTATTGCCCCGATCCCCAGGCGGTGCGGGATAAGGATGGCATCGCCGCCTGCCTGCGCGTGGCGCTCTTAGCGGCGCGGTGCGCTGGCCAGGGTGAGAGCCTGCGGGAGTACGGCCAGCGTATTGACGCCGCCTACGGGGTGTACCTCACCCGGCCGCTCACGGTGCGCATGGATTCCCCGGAGCAGGCCGCAGCGGCGGTGGAGCGATTCCTGGCTGCCCCGCCGGACGCGCTGGACGGAACCAAAGTCACCGCCGTCCATGACCTCGGCGCGGGGTACCGGGGCCTGCCCGCCACTCCCGGGGTGGTGTTATTCACGAAGGCCGATGATCGGGTGATTCTGCGCCCCTCCGGCACGGAGCCCAAGCTCAAGTGCTACGCGGAGGTGATCGCGCAGGAGCGCTCCCAGGCGCAGGAGCGCATGGCGGCGCTCCTCGGTGATCTGGAGGTAGCGGTGGGAGCAATCGCAGGAGTCGGCCGGGGCTGA
- a CDS encoding GntR family transcriptional regulator, with the protein MLVLIDPHDPQPIYEQIVTQIEHQIRSGQIAPAQRLPAATELAASLELNRNTVLQAYRLLRDRGLVELRRGRGAVALAPPKPAIDQEVQRSVQALIDVAQRHRLSLDAVTKLLSQGGLQ; encoded by the coding sequence GTGCTAGTTCTTATCGATCCCCACGATCCCCAACCCATCTACGAACAAATCGTCACGCAGATCGAGCACCAGATCCGCTCGGGTCAGATCGCCCCCGCTCAGCGCCTCCCCGCCGCCACGGAACTAGCCGCCTCGCTGGAACTCAACCGCAACACCGTGCTTCAGGCCTACCGCCTGCTGCGCGATCGCGGCCTGGTGGAACTGCGCCGGGGCCGTGGCGCCGTGGCCCTGGCTCCACCCAAACCCGCCATCGATCAGGAGGTACAACGCAGCGTTCAAGCGCTTATCGACGTCGCCCAGCGTCACCGCCTCTCCCTCGATGCCGTGACCAAGCTACTTTCCCAAGGAGGTCTGCAATGA
- the deoD gene encoding purine-nucleoside phosphorylase: MSTTSTPHIQPHGAPIAETVLLPGDPLRAKFIADTYLKDVVQFNSVRNMLGFTGTYRGLEVSVMGSGMGIPSISLYAYELIHFFGAKKLIRVGSCGALQKHLDTYEIIVAQGACTDSRFLEQYKVPGTFAPIASWRLLSAIQEEAARKGITTHVGNILSSDTFYGDDDTAVERWSRMGVLGVEMESAGLYAVAARAGVEALGLFTVSDNILTGASTTPEERQTSFTAMMELALPLVAL; encoded by the coding sequence ATGTCCACCACCTCCACCCCGCACATCCAGCCCCACGGCGCGCCCATCGCGGAAACCGTCCTGCTGCCCGGCGACCCGCTGCGCGCCAAGTTCATCGCGGATACCTACCTCAAGGACGTGGTGCAGTTCAATTCCGTGCGCAACATGCTCGGCTTTACCGGCACCTACCGGGGCCTGGAGGTCTCCGTGATGGGCTCCGGCATGGGAATCCCCTCCATCTCCCTCTACGCGTACGAGTTAATCCACTTCTTTGGCGCCAAGAAACTCATCCGCGTGGGCTCCTGCGGGGCGCTGCAAAAGCACCTGGATACCTACGAGATCATCGTGGCCCAGGGGGCCTGCACGGACTCCCGCTTCCTGGAGCAGTACAAGGTACCCGGCACCTTTGCCCCCATCGCCTCCTGGCGGCTGCTCTCCGCGATCCAGGAGGAGGCCGCCAGAAAGGGGATCACCACGCACGTGGGCAATATCCTTTCCAGCGATACCTTCTACGGCGACGACGACACCGCCGTGGAGCGGTGGTCGCGCATGGGGGTGCTCGGCGTGGAGATGGAATCGGCCGGGCTCTACGCCGTGGCGGCCCGCGCCGGGGTGGAGGCCCTGGGGTTGTTTACCGTCTCCGATAACATCCTCACCGGGGCCTCCACCACCCCGGAGGAGCGCCAGACCTCCTTTACCGCCATGATGGAACTGGCCCTGCCCCTGGTGGCTCTCTAA